From a region of the Mercurialis annua linkage group LG1-X, ddMerAnnu1.2, whole genome shotgun sequence genome:
- the LOC126668134 gene encoding uncharacterized protein LOC126668134 — protein MTPPKPNKPLLLYLSAAHESLGCMLAQEDNGVERAVYYLSRGLTDTEVRYTDIEKMCLCLYFTCCKLRYYMLPVVVYVLSQTDIIKYIFSKPYLRNRIGKWDIAMSEFTLVYVPQRAVKGQVLADFLANHPGITLREETNSCCDIAIWKMWFDGSRTSQGAGAGVHIVSPLGASYQLSFKLQFECTNNQAEYEALIFGLKILAELGERQSTLEAIHCLSSNK, from the coding sequence ATGACCCCCCCGAAGCCGAATAAACCATTGTTGCTTTATTTATCAGCTGCACATGAATCCCTGGGGTGcatgctcgcccaagaggatAACGGGGTCGAAAGGGCGGTCTATTATCTGAGCCGTGGGCTGACCGATACAGAAGttcgctataccgacatagaGAAGATGTGTCTGTGTCTGTACTTCACGTGCTGCAAATTACGATATTACATGTTGCCAGTAGTAGTGTACGTACTTtcccagaccgatatcattaagtatattttttcaaaaccaTACTTAAGAAATCGAATTGGGAAGTGGGATATTGCTATGTCCGAGTTTACGTTGGTGTACGTTCCTCAGagagcagtaaaaggacaagtGTTGGCCGATTTTCTGGCCAATCATCCAGGTATCACTCTTAGGGAGGAAACAAATAGTTGCTGCGACATAGCCATATGGAAGATGTGGTTCGATGGGTCCAGGACTAGCCAAGGGGCAGGCGCCGGAGTACACATTGTCTCTCCCCTGGGGGCATCTTACCAACTGTCGTTCAAACTCCAGTTTGAATGTACCAACAATCAAGCAGAATACGAAGCCTTGATATTCGGTCTCAAAATTTTGGCCGAGCTGGGGGAAAGGCAATCAACATTAGAGGCGATTCATTGTTTGTCATCAAACAAGTGA